One part of the Aurantibacillus circumpalustris genome encodes these proteins:
- a CDS encoding T9SS type A sorting domain-containing protein, with the protein MKHLNIYSLLIGRLNLRTRKYFVFLGLCLGLNSMIAQQTYTFTNAGATGRFGPSQTQINSAYLSTSLNGSVVATAGIQSFTVSGGVYRITAYGAQGGNSGSYVGGLGAKMQGDFILSAGAVIKVLVGQQGEILTNYNTGGGGASFVWVNGQALPLVVAGGGGGTGYSAGGVNASTTTAGTAGTGVSGVAGINGNGANPGGGGWLSDGINFQGASCAAKCSGNVAGLTVGGASPTTTILYHGCAGTSSTGDGGFGGGSGANGNCTTSYGGGGGGGYSGGVGQSGSSAGGGGGGSYNGGTSQVNTAAANSGHGKVVIEELCNISLSSLTSSSINAICNGNSATLTTNAVSNYSWSTGASSSSVVVSPTTTTVYTLGATSASNCTAYAAITITVNGSLPVLTVANTASSSGGICPTQTVMLTASGALVHNWAGGAIPVTNGVVFSPTSAVSYTVSGVNGCGTTTAVTSVSVHPFPTVNPATSSSTLCAGGSVTLTATGNATNYAWSGGSGPITNGVGFAPAITATYVVIGTSALSCTAFATMPVTVYPTPINAPTANPNLICIGGSSTLSATGALSYTWASTTQTVNTSDFTVTPSIGITTYTITKANSSCVNTQVLSLQTNPLPTVFAIVTPTVVCALTPATLAIGGALTYTWTSPGPPTYTFTGSSPIVSPIAPSVYSVAASDGTCISTTTVFLNANPNPTITVSASTPTLCEGQTVNLNATGGINYNWTATGGGVFTGASIADTPTTATAYNVTGDNSFGCTSGASQVVLVYAKPNLTVTSNKALICSGGGATLTALGASTYSWDANANNVLTAIAVVNPIALTSSAIMYTVEGTNSSTGCKNTQTVAVSVFIPTLTISGSTNTCSGGLINLNGGNGVLGTYNWHTGSGTPITNQILQIPLTVASVFTLTANSNSVGLICPATQTIALGIYYNPTITAVPARTLICVKESVEITAAGGSSYAWDNTMTGPTITVSPNGTAANYTVTGTDDNGCSSTATVQVKISSCAGLNELSHLNSEISIYPNPNDGKFTIQTNADLKLSLVNELGQLIRVINLSAINNHEVNISDLAKGIYFVSGRKDSSQIYQKIVVIK; encoded by the coding sequence ATGAAACACTTAAACATTTACTCTTTATTGATTGGCCGTCTGAACTTAAGAACAAGAAAATACTTTGTTTTTCTTGGTTTATGTTTAGGTCTAAACTCAATGATAGCTCAGCAAACATATACTTTTACGAATGCGGGAGCAACAGGAAGATTTGGACCATCTCAGACACAAATAAACTCTGCTTATTTAAGTACAAGTTTAAACGGATCTGTTGTTGCAACGGCTGGCATCCAGTCTTTTACGGTATCTGGTGGAGTATATAGAATTACTGCATACGGAGCGCAAGGCGGCAATAGTGGGAGTTATGTAGGCGGCTTAGGTGCAAAAATGCAAGGGGATTTTATTCTTAGCGCCGGTGCGGTTATAAAAGTTTTAGTTGGACAACAAGGCGAAATTCTTACAAACTATAATACTGGTGGTGGTGGTGCTAGCTTTGTTTGGGTTAACGGACAAGCGTTGCCACTTGTTGTTGCAGGTGGTGGTGGTGGAACAGGTTATAGTGCAGGTGGTGTAAATGCAAGTACAACTACAGCTGGTACAGCTGGTACCGGAGTTTCTGGTGTGGCAGGAATAAATGGCAATGGTGCCAATCCAGGCGGTGGTGGCTGGCTTTCGGACGGTATCAATTTTCAGGGTGCCAGCTGTGCCGCAAAATGTAGTGGAAATGTAGCAGGGCTTACTGTTGGTGGGGCTTCTCCCACAACAACAATATTGTATCATGGTTGTGCAGGTACTAGTTCTACAGGTGATGGCGGTTTTGGTGGCGGTAGTGGAGCAAATGGCAATTGTACAACTTCGTATGGCGGCGGCGGTGGCGGCGGTTATTCTGGAGGTGTAGGACAATCGGGATCAAGTGCCGGCGGTGGCGGCGGTGGATCGTATAATGGAGGAACTAGTCAAGTTAATACAGCCGCAGCAAATTCAGGTCATGGAAAAGTGGTAATAGAAGAATTATGTAACATTTCCCTTTCAAGTTTAACCAGCAGCAGTATCAATGCTATTTGTAATGGTAATTCAGCCACTCTAACAACTAACGCTGTAAGTAATTATTCGTGGAGCACAGGTGCAAGCAGTTCTTCGGTTGTGGTTTCTCCAACAACGACAACAGTGTACACTTTGGGTGCGACAAGTGCGTCTAACTGTACCGCTTATGCAGCAATTACAATAACGGTGAACGGATCTCTTCCTGTTTTAACGGTGGCCAATACTGCCAGTTCAAGCGGAGGTATTTGTCCTACGCAAACAGTAATGCTTACTGCAAGTGGCGCTTTAGTTCACAATTGGGCAGGTGGAGCAATACCTGTAACCAATGGAGTGGTATTTTCTCCAACGTCAGCAGTGAGTTACACCGTGAGTGGCGTGAATGGTTGTGGAACAACAACGGCTGTGACTTCAGTTTCTGTTCATCCTTTCCCAACAGTTAATCCTGCAACCAGTTCTTCTACTTTATGTGCAGGCGGTAGTGTCACTTTAACTGCAACGGGTAATGCAACCAATTACGCGTGGTCTGGTGGCTCGGGTCCTATTACCAATGGTGTCGGATTTGCACCTGCTATCACCGCAACTTATGTTGTTATTGGAACAAGTGCTTTGAGTTGTACAGCCTTTGCTACTATGCCAGTTACGGTTTATCCAACACCGATTAATGCGCCTACCGCAAATCCTAATTTAATTTGTATTGGTGGTAGTTCAACTCTTTCTGCAACAGGTGCTCTTTCGTATACATGGGCAAGTACTACACAAACTGTAAACACATCAGATTTTACGGTGACGCCAAGTATTGGAATCACAACATATACCATTACAAAAGCAAATTCTTCGTGTGTTAACACTCAAGTGCTTTCACTTCAGACAAATCCTTTACCGACTGTTTTTGCAATTGTAACTCCAACCGTGGTTTGTGCACTAACACCTGCAACGCTTGCCATTGGTGGTGCTCTCACCTATACATGGACCTCTCCTGGACCTCCAACTTATACCTTTACCGGTTCTAGTCCTATTGTTAGTCCTATTGCGCCTTCAGTTTATTCAGTGGCTGCTTCTGATGGAACTTGTATTAGTACAACCACGGTGTTTTTAAATGCAAATCCAAATCCAACAATTACGGTTTCTGCGAGCACACCAACACTCTGTGAAGGTCAAACCGTTAACCTTAATGCTACTGGTGGAATTAATTATAACTGGACAGCTACCGGTGGTGGTGTTTTTACTGGAGCCAGTATTGCTGATACTCCAACAACTGCTACTGCTTATAATGTAACAGGTGATAATTCTTTTGGTTGTACTTCCGGTGCTAGTCAGGTTGTTTTAGTTTATGCAAAACCTAACTTAACGGTAACATCAAATAAAGCCTTGATCTGTTCTGGCGGTGGCGCCACTTTAACAGCTCTTGGAGCTAGCACATACAGTTGGGATGCAAATGCTAATAATGTTTTAACTGCTATTGCTGTTGTAAATCCAATTGCACTTACTTCAAGTGCTATTATGTATACCGTGGAAGGAACAAACTCCAGTACAGGTTGTAAAAACACTCAAACAGTTGCAGTAAGCGTATTTATTCCAACACTTACTATTAGTGGTAGCACAAACACTTGTTCTGGCGGACTAATTAATCTAAATGGAGGTAATGGCGTTTTGGGTACATACAACTGGCATACAGGTAGTGGGACTCCAATTACCAATCAAATTTTACAAATACCGCTTACTGTAGCATCTGTATTCACCCTTACAGCCAATAGCAATTCTGTCGGTTTAATTTGTCCTGCAACACAAACCATTGCTTTGGGTATTTATTACAACCCTACCATTACTGCTGTTCCCGCAAGAACGCTTATTTGTGTAAAAGAATCTGTTGAAATTACGGCAGCCGGAGGCTCAAGTTATGCGTGGGATAATACCATGACAGGTCCAACCATTACAGTGTCTCCAAACGGCACTGCTGCCAATTATACAGTAACAGGAACAGATGATAACGGTTGTAGTAGTACCGCAACTGTTCAAGTGAAAATATCAAGCTGCGCTGGATTAAATGAATTAAGTCATTTAAATAGCGAAATAAGCATTTATCCAAATCCGAATGATGGTAAGTTTACTATTCAAACGAATGCCGATTTAAAATTGAGTTTAGTAAATGAACTCGGTCAACTCATTAGAGTGATAAATCTGTCTGCAATCAATAATCATGAAGTAAACATCAGTGATCTTGCAAAAGGAATTTATTTTGTAAGTGGAAGAAAGGATTCAAGTCAGATTTATCAGAAGATTGTAGTGATAAAATGA
- a CDS encoding glycosyltransferase family 4 protein: MRVALITDGIWPYVLGGMQKHSYYLCKYLAQKKIEVDLFHFNQSTYDISKLEFFSEEEKKFIKSFIVDFPKSFPLPGHYLRNSRNYSKLIFENIKDKLPSYDLIYTKGFSGWYLIDEKNKKNIRCASIGVKFHGYEMFQKPPDFKIKLQHLFLLRKPVQSISQKADLVFSYGGKITDIIKAIGVKEENIVEFPSGVEESTLAKSIKSVNGKIKFLFLGRYERRKGIEELNSAIKLFFNTSKNKNAEFHFIGPIPETKRLLIDGVNYHGEIRDKIKLQNLIKQSDILICPSWSEGMPNVILEAMANGLAVIATDVGATNVLVSEATGWLLKSSDPYEIQSAMDNALACGENEIEKKKQNGLNLISKNFTWEKLIEKFYQRFF, translated from the coding sequence ATGCGTGTTGCGTTAATCACCGATGGAATATGGCCCTATGTACTAGGAGGAATGCAAAAGCATTCTTATTACTTGTGTAAATACCTTGCGCAAAAAAAAATAGAGGTTGATCTTTTTCATTTTAATCAAAGCACTTACGATATTTCTAAACTTGAGTTTTTTTCTGAAGAAGAAAAAAAATTTATAAAATCTTTTATTGTTGACTTTCCAAAGAGTTTTCCGCTTCCCGGCCACTACCTCAGAAATTCACGTAATTATTCTAAATTAATTTTCGAAAACATTAAAGATAAATTACCAAGCTACGATCTTATTTACACAAAAGGATTTTCAGGTTGGTACCTTATTGATGAAAAAAATAAAAAAAACATTCGTTGCGCTTCAATTGGTGTGAAGTTTCACGGGTATGAAATGTTTCAAAAGCCACCTGATTTTAAAATCAAACTGCAGCATCTATTTTTATTAAGAAAGCCAGTACAATCTATTTCACAAAAAGCCGATTTGGTTTTTTCTTATGGAGGTAAGATCACCGACATTATTAAAGCAATTGGTGTAAAAGAAGAAAATATAGTTGAATTTCCGTCAGGAGTTGAAGAATCTACCTTAGCAAAAAGTATAAAATCTGTAAATGGAAAAATAAAGTTTTTATTTCTTGGTCGTTACGAAAGAAGGAAAGGTATTGAAGAGCTTAACAGTGCAATCAAACTTTTTTTTAATACATCAAAAAATAAAAATGCAGAATTTCATTTTATTGGCCCTATTCCAGAAACAAAACGTCTGTTAATTGACGGTGTAAATTATCACGGCGAAATAAGAGATAAGATTAAGTTACAAAATCTAATCAAACAATCAGATATATTAATTTGCCCAAGTTGGAGTGAGGGTATGCCTAATGTTATACTAGAAGCAATGGCCAATGGCCTAGCTGTAATTGCAACAGATGTTGGAGCAACAAATGTGCTCGTTAGTGAAGCAACTGGTTGGCTGCTCAAGAGTTCAGATCCGTATGAAATTCAGTCAGCGATGGATAATGCCCTGGCGTGCGGTGAAAATGAAATTGAAAAGAAAAAACAAAACGGCTTAAATCTTATTTCGAAAAATTTCACTTGGGAAAAACTGATTGAAAAATTTTACCAGCGGTTTTTTTAG
- a CDS encoding pyruvate dehydrogenase complex E1 component subunit beta, producing the protein MRVIEFREALREAMSEEMRRDDKIFLMGEEVAEYNGAYKVSKGMLAEFGAKRVIDTPIAELGFAGIGVGAASNGLRPIIEFMTFNFSLVAIDQIINSAAKMYSMSGGQYNVPIVFRGPTASAGMLSSQHSQAFENWFANCPGLKVVVPSNPYDAKGLLKTAIRDNDPVIFMESEQMYGDKAEVPEEEYLIPIGVADIKKVGTDVTIVSFGKIMKVAMAAAKELEGEGISVEVVDLRSVRPIDYGTVIQSVKKTNRLVIVEEAWPLASISSEITFKVQKDAFDYLDAPILRVTTADTPLPYAPTLIEASLPNVSKVVKAVKEVMYVSK; encoded by the coding sequence ATGAGAGTTATAGAATTTAGAGAAGCACTTCGTGAAGCCATGTCGGAAGAAATGCGTCGCGACGATAAAATATTTTTAATGGGCGAAGAAGTTGCCGAATATAACGGTGCTTATAAAGTGAGTAAAGGAATGCTTGCTGAGTTTGGAGCAAAGCGTGTTATTGATACGCCAATTGCCGAACTTGGATTTGCAGGAATTGGGGTAGGGGCAGCCTCAAATGGTTTACGCCCTATTATTGAGTTTATGACTTTTAATTTTAGTTTAGTTGCTATTGACCAGATTATTAATAGCGCTGCTAAAATGTATAGTATGAGTGGTGGTCAGTACAATGTACCTATTGTTTTTAGAGGACCAACTGCTAGTGCAGGTATGTTAAGTTCACAACATTCTCAAGCTTTTGAGAATTGGTTCGCAAATTGTCCGGGTTTAAAGGTAGTGGTACCAAGTAATCCCTATGACGCAAAAGGTTTATTAAAAACCGCTATTCGTGACAATGATCCAGTTATTTTTATGGAGAGTGAGCAGATGTATGGCGATAAAGCAGAAGTTCCTGAAGAGGAATATCTTATTCCGATAGGCGTAGCTGATATAAAAAAAGTGGGTACTGATGTAACCATTGTTTCGTTTGGAAAAATAATGAAGGTGGCAATGGCTGCCGCAAAGGAGCTTGAAGGGGAAGGGATAAGTGTTGAGGTGGTTGATTTACGATCTGTTAGACCAATAGATTACGGTACGGTAATTCAGTCGGTAAAGAAAACGAATCGCCTCGTGATTGTTGAAGAAGCATGGCCGCTTGCAAGTATTTCAAGTGAAATTACATTCAAGGTTCAAAAGGACGCTTTCGATTATTTAGACGCACCAATTTTAAGAGTAACAACGGCGGATACACCTTTACCTTATGCACCTACATTAATTGAAGCGAGTTTACCTAATGTTTCAAAGGTTGTTAAGGCGGTAAAAGAGGTGATGTACGTTAGTAAATAA